From Lolium perenne isolate Kyuss_39 chromosome 5, Kyuss_2.0, whole genome shotgun sequence, a single genomic window includes:
- the LOC127298698 gene encoding uncharacterized protein → MAAAKATGLASAAESAVFRGNQELTRLARSGQLSAARRLFDEMPRRNTVSYNAMLSAFARHGRFADARRLFDEMPRRNTVSWNAMISACSDHGRVADARELFGAMPARDDFSWTLMVSCYARAGELKLARDTFDRMPGEKCAACYNAMISGYAKNGRFDDAVALLREMPNPDIVSWNSVLVGMTRDGKMARAVRFFDEMPQRDMVSWNVILDGYVRAGDLDAASGLFERIPSPNVVSWVTLLNGYCRAERIGEARELFDRMPERNVVSWNVMLGGYARLSNMEEAYKLFTEMPDKNSISWTTIISALVRAGKLQEAKDMLNKMPFDSFAAKTALMHGYVQSKMVKDARHIFDGLEVRDAVCWNTMISGYVHCGMLDEAMALFQQMPNKDMVSWNTMIAGYAHDGQMRKAVSIFRKMNQRNAVSWNSVISGFVQNGLCVEALQHFVLMTRDAKMPDWSTYACCLSACANLADLQAGRQFHSLLVRSGYIVDSFSGNALISAYAKCGRMLEARQVFDEMAGQDIVSWNALIDGYASNGRGAEAISVFREMEAHDVRPDEVTFVGVLSACSHAGLVDEGLDFFNSMTKDYSLQPVAEHYACMVDLLGRAGRLTEAFELIQGMQIQPNAGVWGAMLGACRLHKNDELAHAAAKKLIELEPHKTSNYVLLSNISAEAGRWDEAEEMRVMITERGVHKPPGLAGST, encoded by the coding sequence ATGGCAGCCGCCAAGGCCACCGGCTTGGCCTCGGCGGCGGAGTCCGCCGTGTTCCGTGGCAACCAGGAGCTCACCCGCCTGGCGCGCTCGGGCCAGCTGTCCGCCGCGCGCCGCCTGTTCGACGAGATGCCCCGCCGCAACACCGTCTCCTACAACGCCATGCTCTCCGCCTTCGCGCGCCACGGCCGCTTCGCCGACGCGCGGCGCCTCTTCGACGAGATGCCCCGCCGCAACACCGTTTCGTGGAACGCCATGATCTCCGCCTGCTCAGACCACGGCCGCGTCGCGGACGCCCGGGAGCTGTTCGGCGCAATGCCCGCCCGGGACGACTTCTCCTGGACACTCATGGTCTCCTGCTACGCCCGCGCGGGCGAGCTGAAGCTCGCGagggacacgttcgaccggatgcccGGGGAGAAGTGCGCGGCGTGCTACAACGCGATGATCTCCGGGTACGCGAAGAACGGCAGGTTTGACGACGCGGTGGCGCTGCTGCGGGAAATGCCGAACCCTGACATAGTTTCTTGGAACTCGGTGCTGGTGGGGATGACCCGTGATGGGAAAATGGCCCGGGCAGTCCGATtctttgacgagatgccgcagaggGACATGGTGTCCTGGAACGTGATTCTGGATGGGTACGTGCGTGCTGGGGATCTCGACGCGGCTTCTGGCTTATTCGAGAGGATCCCATCGCCTAATGTCGTATCTTGGGTTACCTTGCTGAATGGTTATTGCCGGGCAGAGAGGATAGGCGAGGCGAGAGAACTGTTCGACAGAATGCCTGAACGCAACGTCGTGTCTTGGAATGTGATGCTTGGTGGGTATGCGCGGCTTTCGAACATGGAGGAGGCCTATAAGTTGTTTACAGAGATGCCAGATAAGAACTCAATCTCATGGACGACTATCATAAGTGCATTGGTGCGTGCTGGGAAGCTCCAAGAAGCAAAGGATATGCTGAACAAGATGCCTTTCGACAGTTTTGCAGCAAAGACTGCGCTGATGCATGGCTATGTGCAGAGCAAGATGGTCAAGGATGCACGCCACATCTTTGATGGACTTGAGGTCCGAGACGCGGTGTGCTGGAATACGATGATATCTGGATATGTCCACTGTGGAATGCTGGACGAGGCCATGGCGTTGTTCCAGCAAATGCCGAACAAGGACATGGTTTCCTGGAACACCATGATTGCTGGCTATGCCCATGATGGTCAAATGCGCAAGGCAGTAAGTATTTTCAGAAAGATGAATCAGAGGAATGCAGTATCGTGGAACTCAGTTATCTCTGGATTTGTTCAGAATGGGCTCTGTGTTGAAGCACTCCAACATTTCGTGCTCATGACGAGGGATGCAAAGATGCCTGACTGGTCTACATATGCGTGTTGTCTCAGCGCGTGCGCAAACTTGGCTGATTTGCAAGCTGGGAGACAGTTCCACAGTCTTCTTGTCAGGAGTGGGTATATCGTTGATTCCTTTTCTGGAAATGCCTTGATTTCTGCATATGCAAAGTGTGGTCGGATGTTGGAGGCAAGACAGGTATTTGATGAGATGGCAGGTCAGGACATCGTTTCATGGAATGCGCTCATTGATGGCTATGCTTCTAATGGCCGTGGGGCTGAGGCGATCTCAGTTTTCCGAGAAATGGAAGCCCATGATGTCCGACCTGACGAGGTCACATTTGTGGGTGTCTTATCGGCTTGCAGTCATGCAGGATTGGTTGACGAAGGGTTGGATTTCTTCAACTCGATGACAAAAGACTACTCGTTACAGCCTGTGGCTGAGCACTATGCTTGCATGGTGGATCTACTCGGAAGAGCTGGGAGACTTACTGAAGCCTTTGAACTTATTCAGGGAATGCAGATCCAACCTAACGCTGGTGTATGGGGCGCAATGCTCGGAGCATGCCGGTTACACAAGAACGATGAGCTCGCACATGCTGCAGCCAAGAAGTTAATTGAATTGGAACCTCACAAGACTTCAAACTATGTGCTGCTGTCGAACATCAGCGCAGAGGCAGGCAGGTGGGATGAAGCTGAAGAGATGAGGGTCATGATTACAGAAAGGGGAGTGCATAAGCCACCAGGCTTAGCTGGGTCAACATAG